From the genome of Maniola jurtina chromosome 10, ilManJurt1.1, whole genome shotgun sequence, one region includes:
- the LOC123868636 gene encoding uncharacterized protein LOC123868636 — MEENTDKFDLEFDTEKFIEEIKNRPAIWDSESPEYANREMKKKAWEDVINIFGGENLSSSQRRIMQITMRRKWKGLRGCFTRELRRQENLRVSGDPGARKSEYTHFKQLLFLRNVVTTKTSTSENDEYLQYEVPIATTVKKENPIDKEYNSEDNEPEFLEETSSEYSKMDEANVEFLDKDPLRDVKRLKLKKPRIDAKTEDEDLLFLLSMLKTLQRVPFRKKMATKIKLMAVLDEATRDLED; from the exons aTGGAGGAAAATACAGACAAGTTCGACTTGGAATTCGACACGGAAAAGTTCATAGAGGAAATAAAGAATAGACCGGCGATATGGGACAGTGAGTCGCCGGAATACGCCAATCGTGAGATGAAGAAGAAGGCTTGGGAAGACGTCATCAATATTTTTGGCGGGGAAAACTTATCCTCCTCTCAACGGAGGATTATGC AAATCACTATGCGAAGGAAATGGAAAGGTCTCCGAGGTTGTTTCACCAGAGAGCTCAGAAGACAAGAGAACCTGAGAGTCAGCGGCGACCCGGGGGCCAGGAAATCTGAATACACTCACTTCAAGCAACTGTTGTTCCTGCGAAATGTCGTCACCACTAAAACATCTACTTCTGAAAACGATGAATACTTGCAATACGAAGTACCCATAGCCACAACCGTCAAGAAGGAAAATCCAATCGATAAAGAATATAACTCTGAAGATAATGAACCAGAATTCCTAGAAGAGACCAGCAGCGAATACAGTAAAATGGACGAAGCGAACGTTGAATTTCTTGATAAAGACCCCCTAAGGGATGTTAAGCGTCTTAAACTGAAGAAACCCAGGATTGACGCCAAGACGGAAGATGAGGATTTGCTGTTCCTTCTGTCGATGTTGAAAACTTTGCAGCGCGTACCTTTCAGAAAGAAAATGGCGACCAAAATTAAGCTAATGGCTGTGCTTGACGAGGCCACAAGAGATCTTGAAGattag